The sequence below is a genomic window from Halosolutus gelatinilyticus.
CTCGATCCGCGACGGGTCCTCGCCGAGAAGGTAGGTGTCCATCAGTTCTTCGACCGCCGTCTCGACGGTCTTGGCGCGGTCCTCGACGACGGGTTCGCCCCAGCCGACGGTACCGTCGCTCGTCGTCACCTTGAGGAACAGCCAGCGCGGCGACACTTCGAACAGTTCGTAATCCGTTATGTGCATAAATCTCAATTGGTGTGCGGCGACGTTAGCCGGTCGGATAGGTCCCGCGCGAGTTCCTCGACGAACGCGGCGAGCGCCGCGATCGCGATCGGGTCGTCGCAGTAGAACAGCGACGGGGCGAGGGTCCAGCGCTCGTCCTCCGGCAGCGATCGGTACGCGACGTGTCTTCGTTGGAAACAGGACGCAACGGGCGCCAGTCCGCCGCGTGTTTACACACATACGGCTGTAACCTCGTCTGCCGTCTCCTCTCTGTGGCCGCCCGTCTCACGAAGGGCGGCCGAGACGAGGACGGTACCGCGCGATCGCTCGTCCAAGCATCGGTTCCGATCGGAAGAACGGGTCTGGAATCGCTTGGTGGTCGATCGACGGCGAAGGTGGCGACGATTCGGTCGCCGGTGCCGCGTTCGAGAGGGCCGTTCGCGCGGCGGTGTTGCGGCGGAACCCGCGCCGGATACTCCGACGGAGAAACCAAATAGAAGTAATACTTTTAAATAATTCATAATTATAAATAGGGCATATTCGTCGTCGAACGCGATACCGAACGCCAATCGTCGACAGTTCGACGTTTCACGGCACGAACGTCGGATTTCGAATCGTCAGGTAAAATTCGATACCGATCGACTCCGGGATCAGATTCTCCACTCGGTCGCCTCCGGCGTTCGAATGCCGATCGACAGAAACCCCCCTCATCGCCGTACCAGGGCTTACTCGACGGGAATGTGGTTCGACACGAAGGTGTTTCTGTGGCGGAAACGCAGAGCTCGAAATCAGCGGATCTCTCCTAGTTACACACACTAGTTCAAATATACCAAATTCAAAATACGTAGTTCGGTCGAATACCAGCCGCTACGAGCGGCGGAGTCACGGGGCCGTCATCCGATCCGCTTCCGACGAATCGAGCGGCGGCCCGGATCGGCCGACGGGTTCGGAACAGGCGAACGGACGATACCGGGCGACGGCAGGCGTCGAGTGCGCGGCTCGCGTCCGAGTCGGCTCACCGATCGCGCTTCGGCTCGCGCCCGAGCACGTTCGCGACCGACTCGACGCGGTCCTCGGCCTCCGTATCGCGGCTCCCGTAGTCGTCGATCTCGAGCGAGGTGATGGTGCGATCGCTCTCGACCGCGTTGTGCGCCGCCCGGACGGCGTCGAACACCTCGTCGACCTCCTCCGCCTCGACCACGGTATCGGTCGCGGTCAGTTCGTACGAGACGTCGAACTCGTCGAGCGCTTCGATCGCCTGTGCGATCTCTTCGGAGAGGCTCCCGTCGCGGACGGGGATGACCTCGAATCTGGCGATAACTGTCATGGGGAAACACCTCGAGGGCTACGTTGCGGGAACGCGGTCGCCCGCTGGCACCGACGTGCTACCACGACGGCACGCATAGTTCTTCGGCGTGGATACGCACGCCGGAAGCGATCGCCGCGGCTCGCGCGGCGAATCGATCGGAAAGCGAGAGTGACGAAAGGTGTGGACGAGGAGACGGGGTGTGCTCGTTCCCGGGAAACGAGCGGTGCGACGGGCCGGAGCGACGCGCAGTGCCGGAAATGACGTGAAAAGCGCCCTCCCGGCATTCGTGAAAAAGCGGGGTGAGACCAAAAAATCAGCGGTCCGTCGCAGCGACTTGACTTCGCGAGATCGCCGGCCGAGAACCCGGCTAGAGCCGACGGTCCGCGAGCGCCGGGAACTCCTCGCGAACGGCTGCGACCCGGTCCGGATCGACGTCGGCCAGCACGAGCGCCGGGTCGTCCCCGGCCGACGCGAGCGGGACGCCCCAGGGATCGTAGACGCTCGATCGACCGAGTAGGGTTGCCTCGTCGAAGGCGCCGCTACCATTGATCGTCGCGACGTAACACTGGTTCTCGATCGCGCGGGCCTGCGAGAGCGTCCGCCAGTGCTCGATCCGCGGGTACGGCCACGCGCTGGGGACGAGCAGCAGGTCGGCCCCCGCGTCGATCAGTTCCCGGTACAGCTCCGGGAACCGAAGGTCGTAGCAGGTCGTCACGCCGACGGTGAAAGGGCCGATCGACGCGGTCTCGATGCGCTCGCCGGGGACGAGCAGTTCCGACTCCGCGGAGTCGTAGCCGAACAGGTGGTGTTTCCGGTAGACGAGTCGCAACTCGCCGTCGGCGTCGAACAGCGCGGCGGTGTTGGCCAGTCCCTCGTCGGCCGGCGTCTCGACCGAGTCGGTCGCCGCGAGGTCCTCGACGATCGAGCCCGCGAGGACCGCGATTTCGTGGTCGGCGGCCGCCTCGCGGAGCCGGGTGAACGTCTCCCCCTCGAAGGGTTCCGCCTTCCGCGCGTACAGGTCGAAGGCGAAGTAGCCCACGTTGAACAGCTCCGGGAGCGCGACGATCGATGCGCCGCGGGCCGCCGCCCGGGAGACGGCGGCGATCGCCCGATCCACGTTCGCCTCGATCTCGCCCGGTTCGACGCGTATCTGTGCGAGCGCGATCGTCGGTTCGTCAACCGTCGGTCGGTCGTCGGCGGTCGGTCCGTCGGGTTCGGGGGTCGGGTCGGTCATGACTATTGCTGTGTTGCGAGGTCGCGTTCGAGCGCGCGCCGGAGGTTCTCCAGCTCGTCGTCCAGATTCCGCTTGAAGAACTTCTCGACGCCGGGGAGTTTGCCGTCGACGACGAAGCGGTTCTCGAGGCGACACCCGGCGTCGGTCTCGACGATCTCGTGTTCGCCGGTGACGGTCAACACGCTGGAGCGGCCGACGAACTTCACGTACTCCGGCGATCGCCGCGTAACGTCTTCGGTGTCGACCGCGATCGTCCGGCGCACGAGGGGGATCGGTAACTCGACGTGCCACGTGACCTCGTAGCCGTCCTCGTCCGTGACGGTGTACTCGTCGACGACGCTGATCGCCCGAGCGCGGTTTTCCGGATCCGCGATGAACGCCCAGACTCGCTCGGGCGATGCCGACAATTCGAACGACCGGTCGACCCGTACAGTCATGCCCGTATCTGGGTGATTGACCGGTAAAAAGACCGTGGCCTCGGCCGTCCCGCAAGCGGCGAGCGGCCGATCGCCCGGCGGCCGGAAATTCGAGTTCCGAACGGACGGCGACGAGGATGGGGACGAGGACGAACGCTCAGCTGAGAGTTACTTTCCAGGTCGTCGACCGGGCGCGACCCCACTTCTCGATGTCGACGTCGTCCGATTTCTCGGCGAGGTGCGGCAGCCGCGCGCCAACCTGTTTCGACGAGAGTCCGATCGCGTTCGCGATGTTTTTCGCCCGGAAGTACTGCTCGCCGCGGGCGGCACTCTCGCGGAGATACGAGAGAATTCGCTGCTCTTCGTCGGAGTAGTCGGTCATCGTCAGCGCCATCTAGGGCGCGGGTAGTCTTAACTTTTAACGGCCGATACGCACCGCGAAACCGCGGCGCCGAACGATCCCAATGCGACACTTACTCGGAGTAAAGGTGGATACCGACGACAGCTAGCGATCCGAAGACCATCGCGGCGGCAAAGCCCCACGCCGCTTCGATCTCGGGCGCCCCGGCGAACATCAGCGCCGCCCCGATGACCGCGAGCGCGCCGAGCGCGAGCGATAGTCCGATGCCCTTGTCCGTCGCCGCTTCCGATTGTGTAGCCATGGTCGGGGGTTTCGGGTCGGCGCTCTTAATTATACTCGTTTTCCCGCTCGTTGTCGAACCGAGCGACGACTCAGTTGATCGTCGTGTATTCGGACTCCTCGTTCAGCGCGAGGTTCGCCGCGATTTCGGCGTTGCGCATCGCGTACTGGGCGGTCTGTTGGAGGCTGACGAGCACTTCGCGGACGCGCAGCAGATCCTCGTTGGACATTTCCGGGAGCTCCGAGAGGATCGCCTGCTCCTGGTCGGAGATGTCGTGGAACAGTTTGCGGACCTCGTTGGACTTGTCGTAATCCCGTTCGACGGCCGCCTCGACCGCGCACGAGGTGATCTCGTCGACCAGCTCGTTCAACTCGCGGATCTCGCGCATCACCGCGCTGTCGACGTTTAAGCTGTGACCCTCGGTCTCGATGACGATCTCGCCGATGTCCTCCGCGTTGTCGGCGGTCAGTTCGAGGTTCTTCGCGATCGATCGGTAGCCGATCAGCGGGAAGCCGCTGTTCAACCCGACCGCGCGGGCGAGGTTTGGGTTCTGGTAGGCGGTGAAGATCAGTCGCAGGAGGAGCACGAAGATCTTGTTGGCCTGTCGCTCCCGGTTCAGCGCGCGCTGGGCGAGATCCGGATTGCCGTGGGCGAGGGCTTTGATCGCCTCGCTGCGCATCGTCTGGCCGGTGCGCTCCAGGCGTTCCAGGAGGTTGTCGAGCGTGAAGTCCTCGGGGTCGACCGAACAGCGGATCGAGATGCTCTCGGGGGTCTCCTCGATCACGCCCAGCCCCATCAGCTGCGTCTCCGCTTGGTAGACCGCGTTGATCGTCGCCGACTCCAGGGCGCCGTCCTCGCACTCGATCCGGATGACCCGACGGCCAAGCACGTACTGGGCGACGATCGCCCGCTCGACGGCTGCGGCGCCCAGATCGTCCGAGTGGATGATCGCCTCCGTCTCTTCGGAGCTCGCAGATTCCGGCATCACCGTCAGCGTTCCCTTGCCGCTCGTCCGCAGCGACACCTCGTCGCCCTTCTCGACCGCGTGTTCGGCGGCCCACTCCGCCGGGAGGGTCATCGCCAGCGTCGACGGGCCGAGTCGTTGCACTTTCCGCGTTTCCATGAGATCGGGTACGATCGAATCGACCTTAATCTTGACTATATGCTCATTATATCCGAACCGGATGGCTATATGGTTGTGTTCTCTGCTCGTATTCGGGTACTCCTTAAACAGCATCGTCGGGGCCGCCGCGACGGTCGAACGGCGCGTCACCGGCGCTCGTCCATCCTCGCGCGGTCCGAACCCGAAAACCGGCCCTCACACGACCTTCACGAGGCGGGTCGTGAACCGGCCCGTACGGACCTGAACCCAGCCGCGCAACTCCTCGTCGACTGCCGGATCGTCGATATCGACACGTAACGCGGCGATCGCGTCGAGTTTCGATTCCGAGGCGACGACCTCGATCTCGTCGGCTCGCTCGATGACCGCCGGCGAGAGCTGGTGATTCCCGCGGCCGAAAATGAATCCCTGGCCGCCGATCGGCGAGACGACGATC
It includes:
- a CDS encoding thiamine-binding protein, with protein sequence MTVIARFEVIPVRDGSLSEEIAQAIEALDEFDVSYELTATDTVVEAEEVDEVFDAVRAAHNAVESDRTITSLEIDDYGSRDTEAEDRVESVANVLGREPKRDR
- a CDS encoding carbon-nitrogen family hydrolase, giving the protein MTDPTPEPDGPTADDRPTVDEPTIALAQIRVEPGEIEANVDRAIAAVSRAAARGASIVALPELFNVGYFAFDLYARKAEPFEGETFTRLREAAADHEIAVLAGSIVEDLAATDSVETPADEGLANTAALFDADGELRLVYRKHHLFGYDSAESELLVPGERIETASIGPFTVGVTTCYDLRFPELYRELIDAGADLLLVPSAWPYPRIEHWRTLSQARAIENQCYVATINGSGAFDEATLLGRSSVYDPWGVPLASAGDDPALVLADVDPDRVAAVREEFPALADRRL
- a CDS encoding SRPBCC family protein, with amino-acid sequence MTVRVDRSFELSASPERVWAFIADPENRARAISVVDEYTVTDEDGYEVTWHVELPIPLVRRTIAVDTEDVTRRSPEYVKFVGRSSVLTVTGEHEIVETDAGCRLENRFVVDGKLPGVEKFFKRNLDDELENLRRALERDLATQQ
- a CDS encoding DUF7123 family protein: MTDYSDEEQRILSYLRESAARGEQYFRAKNIANAIGLSSKQVGARLPHLAEKSDDVDIEKWGRARSTTWKVTLS
- a CDS encoding DUF7525 family protein, translating into MATQSEAATDKGIGLSLALGALAVIGAALMFAGAPEIEAAWGFAAAMVFGSLAVVGIHLYSE
- a CDS encoding phosphate uptake regulator PhoU encodes the protein METRKVQRLGPSTLAMTLPAEWAAEHAVEKGDEVSLRTSGKGTLTVMPESASSEETEAIIHSDDLGAAAVERAIVAQYVLGRRVIRIECEDGALESATINAVYQAETQLMGLGVIEETPESISIRCSVDPEDFTLDNLLERLERTGQTMRSEAIKALAHGNPDLAQRALNRERQANKIFVLLLRLIFTAYQNPNLARAVGLNSGFPLIGYRSIAKNLELTADNAEDIGEIVIETEGHSLNVDSAVMREIRELNELVDEITSCAVEAAVERDYDKSNEVRKLFHDISDQEQAILSELPEMSNEDLLRVREVLVSLQQTAQYAMRNAEIAANLALNEESEYTTIN